aTCAAACTAGCAAAGTCATATTTACAACCCAAAATGTCAAAAcatcaaaatgacaaaataTCTAAGTCATATGTTAAACTCAAATGGCTAGGTACCTATGATACCCTCACCTTACCCAAAGGAAAAAGTAGTGTCCTTAAtgcaaaataagataaaaaaataagggAGAGATGGAGATACGGATCCCCTTATCAAGCTAAGCCTAAGGATATCGCTGGACCACAGATATTTCCTCAAGAGGAGAATCAGTTCCTAGTGTATCTTCAAGAAGGATAGGAGTTGGCTTGACTAGAGATGGATCCTCAAGTGAATTTGCAACAGGCAACTACAACTGGGCATCCTCAAAAGAAACAAGTCCTTTATATGTGTCCTCGGTCTACTACTCTGTCTCACTTGTAACCTCCTCATTAGTCTCGGGAGGCTCATCATAAtcctcaacaacatcaacatcaactccgATCATAGAAGATGGAGGGAGCAAAAAACTAACAACTCTGTATGCCGGAGGCAAATCTGAACTTGTAACCTCGGGGTCATCACCACCACTCCAAGCCATTAAAAAGTCCATGGACTTCATCTCATCCATATCCCTTCTCAAATCACGAATATCAGCCCGTAGGGCTACCAAATTATCTAAACGACCCTTAGCTAGCTCTCGCTCCTCAGCTCGAGCGGTGAAAGTATTCAAACAAAGCGCATGATCActcaaagtcaaactttgtcTTGTCACCTGTACCCATATAGGGTAAAGGGCAGCCTCAATAGCCACGACGATCATGGTGGGATAGAAACCTCAAGTTTAGAGTTCTTCACATccaccgaataggcaaggtttcCCATATGATAAAGCATGGCATGTGTAAGTACAGATTGGGATGTGGTAGTAGTATGAGGAACTATAGAAGTAGAAATGGTAGTAGATGTACCTAGCACAGTAGGAGCGGGAGGGTGGTACCTGCCTTCAGAGACTCCATATCTACTACCGCCATCGTATTAACTGGTGCCGATCTTCTCCAGGCCTCACCATCCCTCAAATAGTCTACCTCAATCCAGAAAAAATGTCACTAGATGAGGAAGTGACCACTCTAACATCAGTTGCATTATCAAATGAGACCCTAGCCCGCTCAGATAAATTAGTGCTCAAAATAAGAAAGGGCAACGAAGTCTGCTGCTACCGATCCCTCAATAGAATCTCTGGCATAATAATCGAACTAAGTTTCAATATCTACCTATTAATGATAATCCCCACTAGTGCCGCCTTGGGGAGGTGAAGGATCGACTCATTCTGTGAAGGCATGAGCATGCTGCTGATGAACCCAAATCAATATCGTGCAATAATGTTAATGTCCTTCTTCTCTATCACACCTCCCTCCTCAATCCATAGAGGGGTAATGTCAGAAATT
The genomic region above belongs to Solanum dulcamara chromosome 5, daSolDulc1.2, whole genome shotgun sequence and contains:
- the LOC129890550 gene encoding uncharacterized protein LOC129890550; translated protein: MIVVAIEAALYPIWVQVTRQSLTLSDHALCLNTFTARAEERELAKGRLDNLVALRADIRDLRRDMDEMKSMDFLMAWSGGDDPEVTSSDLPPAYRVVSFLLPPSSMIGVDVDVVEDYDEPPETNEELPVANSLEDPSLVKPTPILLEDTLGTDSPLEEISVVQRYP